A part of Synechococcus sp. KORDI-49 genomic DNA contains:
- a CDS encoding GNAT family N-acetyltransferase, with protein MALRPIHSGDHQLLREIYADAIETQAALLYTPEQVRAWAALAWLPGVLDRTLREGHGWISGTDAAFAIRDPRDRLSLLYCRGREARRGHGSALLAQIEDDARSDGLERLRTEASQLSRPLLERRGWLVLASESITIGGVPFERYRMERLLRQPCS; from the coding sequence ATGGCCCTGCGACCGATCCACTCCGGCGACCACCAGCTGCTGCGGGAGATCTACGCGGATGCGATCGAAACCCAGGCAGCGCTGCTTTATACCCCTGAGCAGGTGAGGGCCTGGGCTGCTCTGGCCTGGTTGCCGGGCGTCCTGGATCGGACGCTGAGGGAGGGGCACGGCTGGATCAGCGGGACGGATGCCGCGTTCGCCATCCGCGATCCCAGAGATCGCTTGTCGTTGTTGTATTGCCGCGGTCGGGAGGCCCGTCGGGGCCATGGCAGTGCCCTGCTGGCGCAGATTGAGGACGATGCCAGATCGGATGGCCTGGAACGGCTTCGAACGGAGGCGAGCCAGCTGAGCCGACCTCTGTTGGAGCGGCGAGGTTGGCTGGTCCTGGCCTCCGAATCGATCACGATCGGCGGGGTGCCCTTCGAGCGCTACCGGATGGAAAGGTTGCTCCGCCAGCCCTGCAGTTGA
- a CDS encoding tetracycline resistance MFS efflux pump — protein MQRLRIPTLLSAFLTLLNDRLSESIVFPLLPFLLARFAPDGRTLGLLAGSYALAQFLVTPLIGALSDRHGRRPVIAICVAGSVVGLGLFALTISLPWSEGASIPLLLLFAARIIDGISGGTAATAGAVLADISPPERRARAFGLIGVAFGLGFIAGPFLGGRLAGINVSLPVWVATGFALLNLAVVLSLLPETHPLEARRTLPDRRALNPFARIGTVMSQVSVGRLCTSFFLFFLAFNGFTAILVLYFKQRFNWGPELATTAFLVVGVVATVVQGGLIGPLVKRFGEWRLTLLGLGLVIAGCLMIPALGSADQPGTIFLAVGILAFGTGLVTPSLRSLVSRRLGEEGQGAALGSLQALQSLGSFLGPPLAGLSYDLIGPASPFAGAGLLLLIVIALVAGSPLPMRQENSVSSS, from the coding sequence TTGCAGCGTCTCCGCATTCCCACCCTGCTGAGCGCCTTTCTGACGCTGCTGAACGATCGACTCAGCGAAAGCATCGTGTTTCCGTTGTTGCCGTTCCTGCTGGCTCGTTTTGCGCCGGACGGCCGCACCCTCGGACTGTTGGCCGGCAGTTATGCCCTGGCTCAGTTTCTCGTCACACCGCTGATCGGTGCACTCAGCGACCGCCATGGGCGCCGCCCGGTGATCGCCATCTGCGTCGCCGGTTCGGTGGTCGGCCTGGGACTGTTCGCACTCACGATCAGCCTGCCCTGGTCTGAGGGGGCATCCATTCCACTGCTGCTGCTGTTCGCTGCACGAATCATCGATGGCATCAGCGGGGGAACCGCAGCCACAGCAGGCGCCGTGCTGGCGGATATCAGTCCTCCGGAGCGACGGGCCCGTGCCTTCGGACTGATCGGTGTGGCCTTCGGCCTCGGGTTCATCGCCGGACCGTTCCTCGGGGGTCGCCTGGCAGGCATCAACGTCTCGCTGCCGGTCTGGGTGGCGACGGGCTTCGCCCTGCTGAATCTGGCTGTGGTGCTGAGCCTGCTGCCGGAAACCCATCCGCTGGAAGCGCGGCGGACCCTTCCCGACCGGCGTGCCCTGAACCCCTTCGCGCGGATCGGCACCGTGATGAGCCAGGTCAGCGTCGGCCGGCTGTGCACCAGCTTCTTCCTGTTCTTTCTGGCCTTCAACGGCTTCACAGCGATCCTTGTTCTGTATTTCAAGCAGCGCTTCAACTGGGGGCCTGAACTGGCCACCACAGCATTTCTGGTGGTCGGCGTCGTCGCAACGGTTGTACAGGGAGGCCTGATCGGCCCTCTGGTGAAGCGGTTTGGAGAATGGCGATTGACCCTGCTCGGCCTGGGACTGGTGATCGCCGGTTGTCTGATGATTCCGGCTCTGGGTTCGGCGGATCAGCCCGGAACGATTTTTCTTGCTGTCGGCATCCTGGCCTTCGGAACTGGCCTGGTGACACCGAGCCTGCGCAGCCTTGTGTCCAGACGGCTGGGGGAGGAGGGGCAGGGTGCCGCTCTCGGAAGTCTCCAGGCCTTGCAGAGCCTCGGCAGTTTTCTCGGACCGCCTCTGGCAGGTCTGAGCTACGACCTGATCGGCCCTGCCAGTCCCTTCGCAGGCGCCGGCCTGCTGCTGCTGATCGTGATCGCTCTGGTCGCAGGAAGTCCTCTGCCGATGCGTCAGGAGAACAGTGTCAGCAGCTCATGA